The Bacteroidota bacterium genomic sequence CTGCCTGCACCTGTGCACACCTATGCCAATCCGGGCGCTTATACGGTGAAACTGGAAGCTATCGACAACCATGGCTGCAGTGTGACGACCTACACGCAGGTCATCGTTCAGCCATTGCCGGTAGCAGAATTCACCTGGGATGTAATACCTTGCGACACGCTGGTATCCTTCTATGATATATCTACCGGTAGCGGGGTTCCGGTGTCGGAGTGGCAGTGGTACTTTGGAGACGGCACACCGGTACAGACCTATACACCGCCTTCACCGGCAAGGATTGATCATACTTTCCCCGGGCCAGGATCTTATGGAGTGACATTAATTGTTACCAACCAGAATGGATGTGTGGATACACTTACCCGTGAGGTAACGGTCAATCCATGTATTAACTCACTGTTTGCACTGGAGGATACCCTGGTATGCGAGCGGGCCGATCTAACCTTCACCGACAGTACGCAGAACAGTCCGTATATCATTTTATGGGAATGGAACTGGGGTGATGGCAGCGATACGGTATACATCCACCATACCCCAACGATCACACATACTTATGAAGACCCGGGCAGTTACCTGGTACGTTTGGTGATCCACGGATATGTAAACAATACTTACATCTACGATACCTCCTATCGTCAGGTAGATGTACAGCCCTCGCCGCTGGCAGATTTCACCTGTACATCATTATGTTACGGTAAGGAGGCCAATTTCCTGGATCAGTCTGTATCCAACACTCAGGTGAGTGGATGGAGCTGGGATTTTGGGGATCTGGCAAGTGTTTGCGATACGAGTACGCAGCAGCACCCGAGTTATTTCTACACGGAAGTGGGCGAGTACGATGTACTAATGACGATCACCAACCGGCACGGATGTACGGATTCGATCCGCAAGACCATGCGGGTTAACCCGAGGCCTGAAGCGGGGTTTGTGACAACGCCGGTGTGTATCGGCAACAAGACCTACTTCACGGATCAGAGCAACGACCAGGGAGGCGAGATCGTCTCGTGGCACTGGAACTTTGGTGATCCGGATACTCCGGCCGATACGTCACTGACGCAGAATCCCGAATACCGTTACGATGAGCTTGGATACTACGATGTGGAACTGCGCATAGCCACCGATATGGGTTGTATGGACACGATCCGTCAGACGGTTGAAGTGAATCCGGTACCGGAGGCAGGCTTTACGGTGGTGGATAACTGGGATGATGTTCAGGGTAATGTTTTGGTGAACAATCAGACCTTCGGGGCCGAAGAATATGAATGGCACTGGGGCGACGGGCTGATCAGCTATGAGACAGATCCCCCGATCGTACATCAGTACGATATGGACGGTAATTATAGGATCACGCTGGTATCGTGGAACGAATACGGCTGTCAGGATTCGGCAATGTTCGAGTATGAGTTTGTGTTCAAATCCCTGTACGTGCCGAATGCCTTTGCACCGGCCAGCGGTAATCCGAACGTCACAAAATTCCAGCCCAGAGGTATAGGCTTGAAGTCCTTCCTGATCCAGGTTTACGACACCTGGGGCAATATCATTTGGGAATCGACCCGGCTTGATGATGATGGAAGGCCTGTGGAAGGCTGGGATGGAACCTACAAGGGTAAGTTGTTGCCTCAGGATGTGTATATGTGGAGAGTCAAGGCCATGTTCCGCGACGGAACGGTATGGGAAGGAGAAAGTGTTGGGAATATGAGCGGCCTTTCCAGGGAAGCACAGGGTACGGTGACTTTGGTGAGATAACATAAAATGAAATAAAAGATAGAACTGATAAAATCCTCAACTATGAAAACTATTAAAAAGCTCTTGATCATTGGTTTTCTGATCGCAATGCTGATTCCGGCAGCAGCTCAGGATCCTCAGTATTCTCAGTGGACTGCGAATCCTACGTATTATAATCCGGGCTATGTAGGAATATCCCAAGGCATGCGAACAAGGTTTGCTTACAGGCAGCAATGGGTAAAACTTCCTGAAGATTTCAGGAATTTCAACTTCAATATGGATTTGGCTGCACGTAACATACCGGGATCTGGGGGATTAGGATTGATGTTTGACTCGGACAATGAAGGAGAAGGATACATCAAGCGGACGATGATCGGTGCTACGGTGGCTGTAAGGATCCCAATACATCATAATATGATCACACAGTTCGGGATACTTGCATCATTTGTCCAGAAACGCATCGACTGGAACCGTCTGGTATTCACTGATCAACTGGATGAAAGATACGGTAATATCTATGAAACCTCTTTCAAGCATCCTTCTGATGACCGGGTAACATACCCCGACTTTGGTGTGGGAGGTGTTTTCAGGTTTGTGCAACCAACCTGGAAGGCCACAGAAGTAATTGGTAGTATTGGTATTGCAGTTCATCACCTGTTCCGTCCCAATGAAACATTCTTGCAGCAATCATCTCCATTACCAAGAAAATTAGTTGTTACCGGGGATTTCATTGTTCAGGATGAAATAAACAGAGGAAGAAAGAAAAGCTTTAATATTTCCGAAGGCGGCTTTAAGTTCAATCCTGGTGTAATATACATGTATCAGGGAGGAATGCAATCGTATTCTGCAGGGATCAATGTATATCGTGACCCTGTTTATGTTGGCATCTGGTACAGGAATGATGAATTCGAGTTCCTGAACAATGATGCTTTGGTATTGACTGCCGGATTAAGCATCTTTATCAATGAGATATCCAGAATAAAGATGTTTTATTCCTACGATTGCATGCTGACTGATATTACAAAGGCAACCGGAGGAAGCCATGAGGTAACCATCGTCATTGAGCTTGATGAATTGTATATGTTCGATAAGAAGAAACGAAGGGGTGGCTTTGGATTTGGAAACTACACATCAGGAAGGACCAAAGCAATGCCCAGAGCGCTCGAATGTTCACCGTTTTAGAGCAAAATCCTGAAGAATAACTTAATCTGACTAAAAGAACTAAAAAAAGCCAACTATGATTAAAGGAGAAAGATCTTTTTCGGAACAATATTTCAATACCCAAACAGCCCATTTGACCAGGACCATCCATAATGTTTTCACCTGGTATTCTGTAAATGGAATAAGTATGTGGGTGCAGGGTATCAGCTCATTTACGGTTCCTGCCGCTGAATGGAATTATGAAATAGTTTTCAGCGTTCCCGCGGATGAATGGGAATTTGAGACTACCCTATCTGAAGATAACGACAATCCCTGACCGGATGAGGCCTGGTACCGGGATTTATTTCCCGGTATTGTCCAGGTCAGATATCACTTTTTTCAGTTTAACAGTAACTTCCTGGGCCACCGTGCCCAGTTTTTCATTTTTAATGGCCTGCATAGATGCAATGGGGTTAACTGCAGCCACTTCATAACGTCCTTCTCCGGCTTCCTGGATAATAACGTTACAAGGGAGCATAGTCCCAATTTTATCTTCTGCATTAAGAGCCTCATAGGCATGTTGCGGACTGCAGGCTCCAAGGATGATATAGGGACGAAAATCCTTACCCAGTTTTTCTTTAATTTTTTCCTGGATATTTATAGTGGATATCACCCCAAAACCCTCTTTCTTCAACGCTTCAGTAACTGTAACAATTGCTGAATCAAGGGATGTCCCTTCCAGATAAGTATTAAAATAGTACATAACATCACTGTTTGAAGTTGCCGGGGATGCTTCCTGAGTGTTGTTATTCATACAGGAAGTAAATACCAGCGCAATAAATGTAAAAATAAAAATATTCCTGATCATAATTAAAGGTTTTGAATATTTAACAACTAAGTTAACGAAATGTTTGTCTGTTAAGGTATTTTGTTCGTAAACGTACATGATTGCACGTTTGTGAAACATTTTCCTTTTAGGCAAAAGAGTGCCTATAGTTTAATTCTCCCAAAATTAAGGTTTTACATACAGTGGCACGATTGTCGCAATCAAATTTTTCCAACCAGCGGATTTGAATTGCATTGTAATATTTAATTTATGCTGAAGTATTATATCCGCATTGCTGTTAGAAGCCTTTTAAAAAACTGGCAGTTCACCTCCATTAATACAGTGGGGCTTGCTTTGGGTATGGCATGTTGTATAATCATTATGCTATATGTTTTTCGCGAGATCAGCTATGATAAACATTTTAAAGCTGCAAACAGGATAAGCAGGATAGACCTGATCGGTGAGATGGCTGGGAATCATTTCGAAGCAGCGGTAAGCGGAGCTCCTCTTTTACAATATTTCTGCGAAGAGATCCCTTCGGTGGAAGCAGGTACCCGTATCGTGGATTTTCCAGGGAATAATTTATTTGAAAGCGGTGAAAAGAAATTCTATGAGCAAGATTTCTTTTATGCCGATTCAGGCTTTTTTAAGGTTTTTGATTATGAATTTGTAAGCGGGGATCCCCCGGTTTGCCTCGAAGAACCTTATTCAGTCATTCTTCTTCAATCCACGGCAGAAAAATACTTCGGGAATAAAAATCCCATAGGTGAACAGATTAAGATAAACAATAATAAAATATACACAGTTACCGCAGTGATTCGTGATCCTGTGAAAACCTCTCATTTTCAGTTCTCCGGACTTTTATCACTATCCTCTTTAAGAAATCATCCCAGATATGGGCCCTACCTGAAATCTCCTTTTGCTTTTATTTCGCATAATTACATCATGCTTAAGGAATCTTCAGATCCTGAATTAGTTGAAGTACAATGCAAT encodes the following:
- a CDS encoding PorP/SprF family type IX secretion system membrane protein; amino-acid sequence: MKTIKKLLIIGFLIAMLIPAAAQDPQYSQWTANPTYYNPGYVGISQGMRTRFAYRQQWVKLPEDFRNFNFNMDLAARNIPGSGGLGLMFDSDNEGEGYIKRTMIGATVAVRIPIHHNMITQFGILASFVQKRIDWNRLVFTDQLDERYGNIYETSFKHPSDDRVTYPDFGVGGVFRFVQPTWKATEVIGSIGIAVHHLFRPNETFLQQSSPLPRKLVVTGDFIVQDEINRGRKKSFNISEGGFKFNPGVIYMYQGGMQSYSAGINVYRDPVYVGIWYRNDEFEFLNNDALVLTAGLSIFINEISRIKMFYSYDCMLTDITKATGGSHEVTIVIELDELYMFDKKKRRGGFGFGNYTSGRTKAMPRALECSPF
- a CDS encoding DUF302 domain-containing protein, with the translated sequence MYYFNTYLEGTSLDSAIVTVTEALKKEGFGVISTINIQEKIKEKLGKDFRPYIILGACSPQHAYEALNAEDKIGTMLPCNVIIQEAGEGRYEVAAVNPIASMQAIKNEKLGTVAQEVTVKLKKVISDLDNTGK